The Halotia branconii CENA392 region TAAGTGAGGAATTTTTAGCTGTGCGATAATTCTTCACCTGTTTACGTCTGATTTGCGGTAAGTCGCGCAACATTGTTAAATCCACTACTAAGATGCTGGGCGGATAACAAACACCAGAGGCAATTTGCAGTACTGACAATAAAGCATCTGGTTTACCATTGCGAGTGCTGTTGTCTTGATCAAGAGGTGTTAAGCAAGGAAACACGGACAGTTCAGGTATTTGGGAAGCTGCTAGGGTAGTTGCGACATCGCAAGTTACTAGGGGAAGTTCAGCTAATCGCGGGTGCTGAGTCAACTGTTTTAGGTAAGTTTGGGCTAAAGAACTTTCTAAATCCAGTAAAATGACATCAAATTGCCAAACTCGTGCTAATAGTTCTGCCTGATCTAAGTCATCTACTTCTATCACCCGATGTTCTCGCAGTGAAGGACGAGGACTGATTGATTCCAATGCCGGATTCACTAATCTTAGAATCCGTAATGGGTTTGTTGTAGAGGTGATTTCGCTACTGTCTACTCCTGGTTCTTGAATGACTGGTGGCTTACACAATTCTTTGAGAAGTGGCTCTAAGGCTTGATGCTCTACTGGCAAGTTCAAAAAACCATCAGCTTGGTTAGCGTAAGCTTGGTCTTTTTCAGCTCCGGTTGCTGTCACCATCACAGGAATATGGCGAGTTGCAGCATCAGATTTAAGTAAGGTCAGCACATCCCACCCAGACAACAGAGGTAACAAGGGATTCAAGAAGATAGCCTGTGGTTGTAAACGTCGGGCTTTTTCTACTGCCTCTGTTCCTGAGCGCGCAATAACTACGCGATAACCTAAACCTTTGAGTTGCTCGGTTAAATCTTCAATATATCTAGCTACTGCTTCAACCACTAAGACTAACCGTTGTGAGCAAGGAGGATGATGCTGTATGGCGGTGGTGATGCGCTGATGTGCTGAGGTAACAACTCCTTGCTTGGTATTGCGTGTTTCCCCCTCAGTTCGTGTTCTTACTTCTGCTTCAGTGAAGCCTGTTGTTGGGGGACTAGGTGGTAAAAGTAGTGTAAATTGGCTACCTTTACCTTCACGAGATAAGAAACTAACATCACCTCCATGCAGACGCGCTAGCGCCCTAGTTAAAACTAGTCCCAAACCAGTACCTTCAAACTGACGGGTAAGAGGGTTTTCCAGTTGTTGAAATTTTTGGAAGATTAAATGTTGTTGATGTTCAGGGATACCAATCCCTGTATCCCAGATTGTAAAAGCAATCCAACCTTCCCAACGATTAACGCGCAAACCAATTTCACCTGATGTTTCGGTGAATTTAAAAGCGTTGGAAAGCAAGTGTACTAGCATCTGGCGTAAGCGTAATTCATCCGCTACGATTTGGTCTAAATCTGGTTCAATCGTTAGAGTAAATTCGGGAGATGACGAACTTTCTGCTGGAGGTTGATTATTGGGTGTGGCTTTGGTAGTTTGAGTGTGAATCGCTTTTGCTTCCAAGAGGGCGCGATCGCACACTGAGCGAATTTTCACTGGTACAGGAGTCAAGTCCATCTGTCCAGTTTCCATGCGGGTCAAATCTAAAATGTCGTTGACCACACTCATTAAGTGTCGTCCGCTTTGATGAATTAATCCGGCATAACGAGCTTGACGTTCGTTGAGTTCTCCCAATTGCTGATCAACCAACAAGCGTGATAATCCTAAAACAGCGGTTAAGGGCGTTTTCAGTTCATGGCTGATACAAGATAAAAACTCATCCTTTAACCGATTTAGTTGCACAAGATCAGCATTCTTCGCTGCTAATTCTTTACAAAGCTGTTGCTGTTCGGTGACATCAGTAGCTAAAACTAACCACAAGTCAGTATTAGCCACTGAGTCTTGAGGGCTGAGTAAAATCTCTGAATCATTACTTAAGACTTTCAACTCTGGACTATCTAAGGGAATTTTGGCAAATTGCCAAATTCGCTCTTGACCATTTTGCACCTCGACAACACAGGTACAAGTACCCACTTGTCCATCTAAAAAACATCGTGATGCACTGGCTGTGGGTGCAGGCTGTTCAAGGTCATTGATCAGTGGTGTTGCGACTGATGAAGATATTAGGGCTTCATTCCTGACAGATAAGGTATGTTCTCCAGGATGAAGTTTTAGTGGTAAGGATTGCTCTTCGCGCCCTTGTTCATTACCTTTAGCTATTTGGTGGACGTATTCTGGCTGGACGAGTAAGACAGGAGCTAGTATGGCCTCTACTTGTTGCCGCACTCCTTCGGGATCTTTGAGTACTCCTAGTTGCTGCCACCAAGCCGGATTTTGCATTACCACTTCACCACTACCTGTTTGTAACATTAGAGGCCAAGGTAGTCGCTCTAATAACTGCATTAGTGGTTTATGTACCGAAGGTTGACGAGGATTATTCCTGGGCGATCGCCGTTGAGTTTTTAACCCTGTATTCTTTTTGTTAGCAGTGTTTACATATTTATATTCTTGCTCACCACTCCTAGACGATCTCTCGGCATTAGAGTAAACATTTCCTCCAACACTGTTTACAGCTTTTTCTTGAGCCAATAATCTCAAAAGGCGTTTACTATCCAATAGTCCTAAAAATTTGCCATCTATATCAACTAATGCCCAATCTAAGTTATTGTTGATGTAGGCGCATTGTCCAGATAAAAGCAGATTAAATTGCTTTAGACGATCATTTGCTGGCAATGTCTGAATCGGCTCAATCAAAGTTTGACCTAAGGTCGACAACGGCTGTTGTAAATTTAAAAATTGATTTTCACTAGCTACAGCCAATAATTTTTGGCTCAAACAAGCAGAGTACAACAACCCAACTGGGCATTGTTGTTGGTTTACTACTACCAAGCGATCGCACTGCTCTTGATCAAAAATCTCCAGCACCACTGCTAGAGTGGTTGTTTCTAAGCAGATAGGTACGGTTGCTAAGAAGTCATAAAGCGGGTAATGTAGCATTGACATAGGGCTTCGGGGTTCACTCTTCCTGTGGTAGACTCTGGCTTGACTAATCAGTGATTTAGTCTGAGTAGCGTTGATGCCTGAAGCAATAACCTTTAAGAAGACTCATATAAGCGATTTTATTATTTAAGCTTCAACACCATTGAAACCATTGGGTTAATTCTTTCAGACAACTTTTGTTTGAGCCGCTAGTTTCTATAAGCGGCAGCGTTTCCTTTTGTCGCTTGAGATTTCTAGGGAAACATTCTTACCCAATATCCTACTAATGTTGAAATTCTTCATCGATAGTAACGGCTAAAACAATTATGGCTCTAAAGATTCGCTTTAGAACCTTGAGGAATTATAATGATTTAGAATGCGACAATACTTTAAGTTCGTTTAAGTATCTTATTAAGGAGCGCAATAAAAAATTATGATTCAGACGGACATGCATATACAAATCAAAATTAAGTTATGTCTACTCTAAAACTAATCTTCCATCTAATGACCTCCTAAATCTTAACTTCTTACGCCCGGTTGTTTTTTTGACTAAATCAGGTTTAGCGAAAACATGGCGCAGATAATTTTTGGAGTGAACCCATAAGTTCACTGCACACTTACTGTTTCCTTTACTACCCCTATTATTCTACCTACCAGTATTTTGGTTAGGGTGATTGACAAAATATCTTTAAGTATATAGATATTACTACCCGTATCGATTTTTCAAGCAAATTTAAAAAAAATTTTAGATTGTCCAGCAAGATTAACTTACAAACAAAGTTCAAGGAGCAGATA contains the following coding sequences:
- a CDS encoding ATP-binding protein, translated to MSMLHYPLYDFLATVPICLETTTLAVVLEIFDQEQCDRLVVVNQQQCPVGLLYSACLSQKLLAVASENQFLNLQQPLSTLGQTLIEPIQTLPANDRLKQFNLLLSGQCAYINNNLDWALVDIDGKFLGLLDSKRLLRLLAQEKAVNSVGGNVYSNAERSSRSGEQEYKYVNTANKKNTGLKTQRRSPRNNPRQPSVHKPLMQLLERLPWPLMLQTGSGEVVMQNPAWWQQLGVLKDPEGVRQQVEAILAPVLLVQPEYVHQIAKGNEQGREEQSLPLKLHPGEHTLSVRNEALISSSVATPLINDLEQPAPTASASRCFLDGQVGTCTCVVEVQNGQERIWQFAKIPLDSPELKVLSNDSEILLSPQDSVANTDLWLVLATDVTEQQQLCKELAAKNADLVQLNRLKDEFLSCISHELKTPLTAVLGLSRLLVDQQLGELNERQARYAGLIHQSGRHLMSVVNDILDLTRMETGQMDLTPVPVKIRSVCDRALLEAKAIHTQTTKATPNNQPPAESSSSPEFTLTIEPDLDQIVADELRLRQMLVHLLSNAFKFTETSGEIGLRVNRWEGWIAFTIWDTGIGIPEHQQHLIFQKFQQLENPLTRQFEGTGLGLVLTRALARLHGGDVSFLSREGKGSQFTLLLPPSPPTTGFTEAEVRTRTEGETRNTKQGVVTSAHQRITTAIQHHPPCSQRLVLVVEAVARYIEDLTEQLKGLGYRVVIARSGTEAVEKARRLQPQAIFLNPLLPLLSGWDVLTLLKSDAATRHIPVMVTATGAEKDQAYANQADGFLNLPVEHQALEPLLKELCKPPVIQEPGVDSSEITSTTNPLRILRLVNPALESISPRPSLREHRVIEVDDLDQAELLARVWQFDVILLDLESSLAQTYLKQLTQHPRLAELPLVTCDVATTLAASQIPELSVFPCLTPLDQDNSTRNGKPDALLSVLQIASGVCYPPSILVVDLTMLRDLPQIRRKQVKNYRTAKNSSLSSQTVERGSEWFQALVQYLQTAGLKAAMGNCWAEVLQQIRHQSVDLLLICLGESSIQKEALKVLKTLADSPFDLPPIVVIDQRLNSIEMTSLPDKSRKSASESVETVVGAIATQILPRSISMEDLLSHINQALAVKGQYGKV